A stretch of Coccidioides posadasii str. Silveira chromosome 2, complete sequence DNA encodes these proteins:
- the RPN6 gene encoding 26S proteasome regulatory subunit rpn6 (BUSCO:176178at4751~EggNog:ENOG410PJ50~COG:O~BUSCO:8219at33183) translates to MAPNNSETAALLKEATALSKTDPSKAETIFQKVLSLGTGSTEAASRDYETALVGLGELYRDQKRPKELAELLRTSRSSFSSFAKAKSAKLVRQLLDFFAAIPNTLDIQISVIKSCIDWAVSERRSFLRQNLETRLVTIYMQKQTYYDALTLINSLLRELKRLDDKLVLVEVQLLESRVYHALGNQPKARAALTSARTSAASVYTPPLLQAGLDMQSGMLHAEDKDFNTAYSYFIEALEGYHSLEEERKATSALQYMLLCKIMVNSVNDVNSLLASKQAIRYAGTSLEAMKAVAKAHSNRSLEEYERALSDYRYELGSDVFIRNHLRRLYDAMLEQNLIKVIEPFSRVEIDHIAKMVGLDTQQVERKLSQMILDKVIIGVLDQGAGCLIIFDETERDQGYDAALETIDKLSSVVDVLYTNQASLLE, encoded by the exons ATGGCTCCAAACAACTCCGAGACGGCCGCTCTACTGAAAGAGGCGACTGCCTTGTCCAAAACGGATCCGTCAAAAGCAGAGACCATCTTCCAGAAAGTCCTTTCATTAGGCACGGGATCGACGGAGGCCGCGTCGAGAGACTATGAAACCGCGCTTGTTGGGCTGGGTGAACTGTATCGCGATCAGAAGAGACCCAAAGAACTTGCCGAACTGCTCAGAACCAGCCGCTCATCTTTTTCCTCATTTGCGAAGGCTAAGTCTGCGAAGCTTG TGCGACAACTCCTTGACTTTTTTGCCGCTATCCCAAATACCCTCGATATTCAGATCTCCGTTATCAAGTCATGTATAGATTGGGCGGTGTCGGAACGACGGTCTTTCCTGCGCCAGAACCTTGAGACAAGACTTGTCACAATATACATGCAAAAACAGACCTACTACGATGCGCTTACTTTGATCAATTCACTACTCCGCGAGCTCAAACGTCTCGATGATAAACTCGTGTTGGTGGAGGTGCAGCTCCTGGAGTCGCGCGTATATCACGCCCTTGGAAACCAGCCCAAAGCCCGAGCTGCCTTGACATCTGCCAGAACATCTGCAGCGTCTGTCTACACTCCACCTTTATTACAGGCCGGTCTGGACATGCAGAGCGGTATGCTTCATGCAGAGGATAAGGATTTTAATACCGCTTATTCCTACTTCATTGAGGCACTAGAGGGTTATCATTCTCTggaagaggaaagaaaagcgACGTCTGCTTTGCAGTACATGCTTCTTTGCAAGATCATGGTGAACTCCGTGAACGATGTGAACTCCCTTTTGGCCTCGAAGCAGGCCATTCGGTATGCTGGTACTAGCTTGGAGGCCATGAAGGCAGTTGCGAAAGCGCACTCGAACCGATCCCTAGAAGAGTACGAAAGAGCATTATCAGACTATCGTTACGAACTAGGTAGCGATGTCTTTATCCGAAATCATCTACGGAGGCTTTACGACGCCATGTTGGAACAGAACTTGATTAAGGTCATTGAGCCATTCAGCAGGGTGGAGATCGACCACATCGCTAAGATGGTTGGTTTGGACACGCAGCAGGTTGAGAGAAAGCTTTCCCAGATGATCCTTGACAAGGTGATTATCGGCGTTTTGGACCAAGGGGCAGGCTGTCTGATCATATTCGATGAGACGGAGAGGGACCAGGGTTATGATGCTGCGCTCGAAACTATTGACAAACTCAGTAGCGTTGTCGATGTCCTATACACAAACCAGGCATCGCTGCTCGAGTAG
- the SOF1 gene encoding rRNA-processing protein sof1 (BUSCO:103836at4751~EggNog:ENOG410PGD7~COG:A~BUSCO:6389at33183) has translation MKIKALSRSAASQQTPGTGATRLARNLDPAQHPFERAREYTRALNATKLERMFAAPFIAQLGGGHVDGVYSLAKDPSSLERFASGSGDGVVKVWDLTSREEIWQAQAHENIVKGMCWTSDRKLLSCAADKTIKLFDPYNSASESPPLATYLGHGAFTAVSHHETHPSFAASSSVISIYDLSRPSSTPSQTLHWPTSVDTITSLAFNRTETSLLASTATDRSIIMYDLRTSSPLTKVVLTLASNAIAWNPMEAFNFAVANEDHNAYIFDMRKMDRALNVLKDHVAAVMDVEFSPTGEELVTASYDRTVRLWNRSRGHSRDIYHTKRMQRVFSAKFTPDNKYILSGSDDGNIRLWRAEASSRSGIKSARERQKLQYDEALKRRYAHMPEIRRIKRHRRLPKAVKKAGEIKNEEINAIKRREENIRKNSKKGSLPARRSEREKMVLATEK, from the exons ATG AAAATAAAGGCTCTGTCACGGTCTGCTGCGTCGCAGCAGACGCCCGGAACAGGAGCTACTAGGCTCGCTCGCAACCTCGATCCGGCACAGCATCCATTCGAAAGAGCAAGAGAATACACAAGAGCTCTCAATGCTACCAAACTAGAGCGCATGTTTGCCGCTCCTTTTATTGCCCAGCTTGGAGGGGGCCATGTTGATGGTGTATATTCTTTGGCGAAAGACCCAAGTTCCTTAGAACGCTTTGCAAGCGGAAGTGGTGACGGCGTGGTAAAAGTATGGGACTTGACGAGCCGCGAGGAGATTTGGCAGGCTCAGGCTCATGAGAACATTGTCAAAGGAATGTGCTGGACATCGGATAGGAAGCTACTATCATGCGCCGCCGATAAAACCATCAAGCTATTTGACCCTTATAATTCGGCCTCTGAGAGTCCTCCGTTGGCGACGTACCTGGGGCACGGAGCTTTTACTGCCGTTTCCCATCACGAAACTCATCCCTCATTCGCTGCTTCGTCGTCAGTGATATCTATATATGACCTCTCTCGGCCGTCTTCTACGCCATCTCAAACGCTTCACTGGCCCACAAGTGTTGATACTATCACTTCACTCGCATTTAACCGGACGGAAACTTCTCTCCTAGCATCGACAGCTACCGACCGATCTATAATAATGTACGATCTACGAACATCCTCTCCTCTTACGAAGGTCGTTCTTACTTTGGCTTCAAATGCTATCGCTTGGAATCCAATGGAAGCGTTTAATTTCGCTGTGGCTAACGAGGATCATAACGCCTATATCTTTGACATGCGGAAGATGGACCGTGCTTTGAATGTTCTTAAGGACCATGTCGCAGCTGTGATGGATGTTGAGTTTAGTCCAACAGGCGAGGAACTTGTCACCGCGTCCTATGACCGTACGGTTCGACTATGGAATCGTTCTCGCGGACATTCTCGGGATATATACCATACAAAACGAATGCAGAG GGTTTTCTCGGCCAAATTCACTCCGGATAACAAATACATTCTTTCTGGGTCTGATGATGGTAATATTCGCCTCTGGCGCGCAGAAGCATCGTCCCGGAGTGGAATCAAAAGCGCTCGTGAGCGTCAAAAACTCCAATATGACGAGGCTCTTAAGCGTAGATATGCACATATGCCTGAGATTCGTCGTATCAAACGTCATAGACGTCTGCCAAAGGCTGTCAAGAAAGCTGGCGAGATCAAAAATGAGGAAATTAACGCTATCAAGAGAAGGGAGGAGAATATTAGGAAGAACAGCAAAAAGGGTTCGCTACCTGCCCGGCggagtgagagagagaagatggTCCTGGCTACGGAAAAATGA
- a CDS encoding uncharacterized protein (EggNog:ENOG410PJ8B~COG:S~BUSCO:13521at33183), with product MAQAAETAGLSVDSKTSSSSLDPSLRHFADPTFDPVDFLNDSLPPLARQSETTRDSRAASVADLSSQTQSLLSQLSAQNARLSNTLTQLTDEILRSGGRLAYEVEVLRGDTIGLSDTLSEVLHDDIQKFVPEGLLARLRNDELEREHPVEESADLDSKPQPGKADTDPEYIRDLRTLSQVRAKLEDVIHTFGEAMEWPLPPSEVSLASSFISVSAPEPGPESNSREEKGREVARRLKNEVVELLDSNGGGQAGLEAASRRVESLRQLATVWKGTIEEKARLKFVDSLAKLVEERRKLLDNQSKARDSKSSRQGTKSPATLNRQSSDYNRGASQESSAGGLFRNLQRLRDEIYLE from the coding sequence ATGGCCCAAGCTGCTGAAACAGCCGGTTTGTCAGTCGATTCCAAAACCTCCAGTTCCTCTTTAGACCCCTCCTTGCGCCACTTCGCTGACCCCACGTTCGACCCCGTTGATTTCCTAAACgattctcttcctcctctcgCAAGGCAGTCCGAGACCACCCGAGATTCTCGTGCAGCTTCGGTAGCCGATCTTTCCTCCCAAACCCAGTCACTTTTGTCCCAATTAAGCGCGCAAAATGCTAGACTATCGAATACATTGACGCAACTTACCGATGAGATACTGAGGAGTGGAGGACGACTGGCATATGAGGTGGAAGTATTGCGTGGAGACACCATAGGACTATCAGATACGTTGTCTGAAGTGTTACACGATGATATCCAGAAATTTGTTCCCGAGGGGCTACTTGCACGGCTAAGAAATGATGAACTAGAACGAGAGCATCCCGTGGAGGAATCGGCGGACCTAGATTCAAAACCACAGCCTGGGAAAGCAGACACAGATCCCGAATACATCCGTGACTTACGTACGCTAAGTCAGGTCAGGGCAAAACTTGAGGATGTGATTCACACTTTTGGAGAAGCAATGGAGTGGCCATTGCCTCCTTCAGAAGTATCACTTGCTTCCTCATTTATCTCTGTCTCAGCTCCTGAACCCGGCCCTGAAAGCAACAGCCGTGAAGAAAAGGGCCGTGAAGTGGCAAGGAGACTGAAAAACGAAGTGGTAGAACTTCTTGACAGTAACGGTGGAGGCCAAGCTGGACTGGAAGCTGCTAGTCGACGCGTGGAATCCTTGCGACAGCTGGCCACCGTGTGGAAAGGCACTATAGAGGAAAAAGCGCGCCTAAAATTCGTCGACAGCTTGGCTAAACTTGTGGAAGAAAGACGGAAGCTTCTTGATAACCAATCGAAAGCTAGGGATAGCAAAAGCTCCAGGCAAGGAACTAAATCGCCGGCTACATTGAACAGGCAGTCCTCAGATTACAATAGAGGAGCCAGCCAAGAGAGCAGCGCTGGAGGTCTATTTAGAAATTTACAGCGGTTACGCGACGAGATATACCTTGAGTAG
- a CDS encoding uncharacterized protein (EggNog:ENOG410PFJE~COG:Q~TransMembrane:2 (o24-46i58-77o)~BUSCO:10711at33183), with translation MSISPVFPGRESRAYWFEYLTLDLIIRVLNKTFLHPFIAWLIPLCLRAQATPYSHPSFIITSAYATVLTLVVGLVLLNKRIAYGPPREVDLEEEVVVITGGASGVGLLIAQIYGMRGVSVAVLDVKELDKQSGVGFEEMSSVEYYQCDIGDRAQVEEVARKIEDDLGTPTILINCVAAPINGLPLLNISQKAIQQTIHANLGSFFHTLQIFLPRMMASPTGGTIVTVSSVLSYLTAAGLSDYTATKAAISAAHKTLEAELRQSGASERVKMLLVETGQIATQLFQRVETPNKFFAPVLEPVQVAREIVSVVDTGNGGVLRMPAFASFVSWYAVLPASIQKFARYLSGIDRAMQRADYSADHEMESLKRSKFD, from the exons ATGTCCATCTCTCCAGTCTTCCCCGGCCGGGAATCGCGGGCCTACTGGTTCGAATACCTCACCCTGGACCTCATCATCCGAGTCCTCAACAAGACCTTCCTTCACCCGTTCATCGCCTGGCTCATCCCTCTCTGCCTGCGTGCCCAGGCAACTCCCTACTCCCATCCCTCATTCATAATCACGTCCGCGTACGCGACTGTCCTCACCCTAGTCGTCGGCCTTGTCCTGTTGAATAAGCGCATCGCATATGGGCCGCCGCGGGAGGTTGATCTTGAAGAGGAGGTAGTGGTGATTACTGGAGGAGCTAGCGGAGTAGGACTACTGATTGCCCAGATTTATGGAATGCGAGGAGTCAGTGTTGCTGTGCTGGATGTCAAAGAGCTGGATAAGCAGAGTGGTGTTGGATTTGAGGAGATGTCCAGCGTGGAATACTACCAGTGTGATATTGGCGATAGAGCTCAGGTGGAAGAGGTAGCTAGGAAGATAGAAGATGAT CTCGGAACTCCAACGATTCTAATCAATTGCGTGGCTGCACCTATCAACGGGCTTCCACTCCTTAATATATCCCAAAAAGCAATCCAGCAAACCATCCATGCGAACCTCGGCTCCTTTTTCCATACCTTGCAAATATTCCTCCCTAGAATGATGGCCTCTCCCACAGGCGGGACCATAGTTACCGTTAGCTCCGTCCTCAGTTACCTCACTGCGGCCGGCTTGTCAGATTACACAGCGACCAAAGCAGCCATCAGCGCGGCCCACAAGACGTTGGAGGCGGAACTTCGTCAATCGGGGGCGAGCGAGAGAGTCAAGATGTTACTTGTCGAAACCGGACAAATAGCAACACAGCTGTTCCAACGAGTCGAAACCCCAAACAAGTTTTTCGCGCCCGTCCTGGAGCCCGTGCAAGTTGCTCGAGAAATCGTGTCAGTGGTTGATACTGGAAATGGTGGTGTGCTCAGGATGCCCGCGTTTGCCTCGTTTGTGAGTTGGTATGCGGTGTTGCCGGCTTCCATTCAGAAATTCGCCAGATATCTCAGCGGGATCGATAGAGCAATGCAAAGGGCGGACTATTCGGCAGATCACGAAATGGAGTCTTTAAAACGCTCGAAATTCGATTAA
- a CDS encoding uncharacterized protein (EggNog:ENOG410Q0CJ~BUSCO:14839at33183) codes for MKILDSQSAILTNVEVLAHFTLYPPHRLPQPPPNARNFTPHPDLRDHNTVVKEFHNYVTRLSPHLLKYPSFLPKPTATASSTAQNGTTTTTHTQQDPDSEQTDLDIALRTIITRLKPFNLTKAEVLTIINLGVGLDINPEGEGAASPAEEDTVMLDGNVNGEASDTGDGGAKEEEADDAGDEDYGALALLDTVIEDREERLSNEDISEILKIIRETLGGKK; via the exons ATGAAG ATCCTTGACTCCCAGTCAGCAATATTAACCAATGTCGAAGTGCTGGCTCACTTCACCTTGTACCCTCCGCATCGATTGCCACAACCCCCGCCCAATGCGCGGAATTTCACACCACATCCGGATTTACGGGACCATAATACTGTTGTCAAAGAG TTTCATAACTATGTCACCCGCCTTTCACCACATCTCCTTAAATACCCCAGCTTCCTACCCAAACCCACCGCTACAGCTTCTTCCACGGCGCAGAATGGCACAACTACAACAACGCACACCCAGCAGGATCCAGACTCAGAACAGACAGACCTCGATATCGCCTTGCGCACAATAATAACTAGATTAAAACCCTTTAACCTGACCAAGGCAGAGGTATTAACAATCATTAACCTTGGAGTTGGCTTGGATATAAACCCTGAAGGCGAAGGTGCTGCTTCTCCAGCCGAAGAAGACACGGTGATGCTAGATGGCAACGTAAATGGCGAGGCGTCTGACACTGGCGACGGCGGAGCtaaggaagaagaggcggACGATGCAGGAGATGAGGACTATGGAGCGCTGGCGCTTCTGGATACCGTTATTGAAGATAGGGAGGAGAGGTTGTCGAATGAGGATATTAGTGAGATCTTGAAGATTATAAGGGAGACGCTTGGGGGGAAGAAATGA
- a CDS encoding uncharacterized protein (EggNog:ENOG410PIYY~COG:O~BUSCO:648at33183): protein MPRRDFIRDLQKETSSADYPSLLNVGPGEDDGTISCSFKLDGNHEKLVDIHFLISDLSDYPRDHSYFLYTTSDDVPYFITACLEKVQAHLRGLRVADMLLHLSGALNRVGTLRSGKEVSFSGDSDEDTELENDCEMEDAEVEDFEGDWSPNSPFLSVPNADTFDEADVKGAALPALMQNLASDLRTSKVAGFRVGYLGNVVNPIICISCRISRLGISEEAMEAWKVTGQQYLVCLIRYIGRYRTLEEILQEDVALGKPSIELLVDLCDSYKPTMQSVLAALGRHHSTFDTMSLGESGTDRSNAEPRAIVRSFISKPINSLMNERFVKILRYRLAYGLSWEGAELFFNEIQGKPLDYANPGDREYSTKEREASTATSLPPLVTSDHLLESKGLNSSLSLIAMQFALRHFVRCTEFCLVCHCKTNDAFEALKPYVCSKSLCLYQYMALGFGPSLEWEILAQPNVVDLLISFTYSSARNMRLSDFPVGLGFLVPSELINAAQGSSNSLGSFAPILSSTVTIPAHKQLHAELDRVNMELRFRDKHGTRCLRAGDWIVITECGGDKTPSHCRVKDTSLWPSVKLGPPISVSHGPSKCQMNPPIPGYQKASFVLYDKNFDELTNPNRQATICLLLDTLPSVKEMKAYLAGFPSASQPSLSNWTDRISKSALDLLRWIVASNRSCIIQDYPDTVFTDQPETEARDHGQNLVQEMNGYLQFRFAQGAPDKEQRFIQSVATSSDFPQYPTIFAWHGSPLYNWHGILREGLHYKSILHGRAYGNGVYMSPSFGVASSYIRASIGNGWPQSNLEITSAISLNEVVNAPGKFVSNNPHLVVSELDWIQTRYLFVSCKNSSETGDVSKFQRGGLYYQQDPKYKAMGPQNKEILIPMTAFSRQRRLTLKAHTFGSTPSAVQAKLPALQAVPNGLSEAAGMEVDGSKFSTDQDSWISDDTDTEDILILINADEKGKSAVRHPPIVPEVPKTDFVPGKLDGSTLALLGPPSFATPGATKALQRDLRTTLQIQENTPLHELGWYIDPNLINTVYQWIVELHSFEPKIPLSDDLRVAGLTSIVIELRFSKDYPISPPFVRVIRPRFLGFQQGGGGHVTAGGALCMELLTNSGWSAVSSIESVLLQVRLALSSMDPRPARLQRGQNVKKGTVNEYGMAEAIDAYVRACRMHGWEVPQDFAQHMGGLAWSSNES from the exons ATGCCAAGGAGAGACTTTATCCGAGATTTGCAAAAGGAAACATCTTCAGCAGATTATCCTAGTCTCCTTAATGTTGGGCCGGGTGAGGATGATGGAACCATTTCCTGCAGCTTTAAACTTGATGGAAATCACGAAAaacttgttgatattcaCTTTTTAATATCTG ATCTTTCTGATTATCCGCGGGATCACAGCTATTTCTTGTACACAACGTCTGACGATGTCCCTTATTTCATCACCGCATGTCTGGAAAAGGTCCAAGCCCATCTCCGGGGCCTGCGGGTGGCCGATATGCTGTTACATCTGTCTGGCGCTTTAAATCGAGTCGGGACACTAAGGTCGGGGAAGGAAGTCTCATTTTCGGGTGATTCTGACGAGGATACAGAGCTTGAGAATGACTGTGAAATGGAGGATGCTGAGGTTGAGGATTTTGAAGGTGACTGGTCACCTAATTCCCCGTTTCTTTCAGTTCCAAACGCCGACACTTTCGACGAAGCAGACGTTAAAGGGGCTGCTCTCCCAGCACTGATGCAAAATCTTGCATCTGATCTTAGAACATCCAAAGTTGCCGGATTTAGAGTGGGATACCTCGGTAACGTAGTCAATCCGATAATCTGCATTTCTTGTCGTATCTCTCGACTTGGAATCTCAGAGGAGGCTATGGAAGCTTGGAAAGTGACTGGGCAGCAATATTTGGTTTGTCTAATCCGTTACATTGGGCGATATCGGACGCTTGAAGAAATACTGCAGGAGGATGTTGCTCTTGGGAAACCATCCATCGAGCTCCTTGTCGATCTGTGCGACTCCTACAAGCCAACAATGCAAAGCGTGCTTGCCGCTCTAGGTCGACATCATAGCACGTTCGATACCATGTCGCTGGGGGAATCCGGGACGGACCGCAGCAACGCGGAACCTAGAGCAATTGTCCGATCATTCATCAGCAAACCCATAAACTCTTTGATGAATGAACGATTTGTCAAAATTCTACGCTATCGACTCGCATATGGTCTATCGTGGGAGGGAGCTGAGCTGTTTTTCAACGAAATTCAAGGGAAGCCCCTAGACTATGCGAACCCTGGGGACCGAGAATACTCGACTAAGGAGAGAGAAGCATCGACAGCCACTTCTTTGCCGCCACTGGTAACGTCTGACCATCTCCTGGAAAGCAAGGGACTAAATTCATCACTTTCCCTTATTGCGATGCAATTTGCGCTTCGGCATTTTGTGAGATGCACAGAGTTTTGTTTGGTGTGTCATTGCAAGACCAACGACGCATTTGAAGCACTGAAGCCGTACGTCTGCTCAAAGAGTTTATGCCTTTACCAGTACATGGCTCTTGGGTTTGGTCCTAGCTTGGAGTGGGAGATTTTGGCTCAGCCCAATGTTGTCGACCTTCTCATTAGCTTCACTTATTCCAGTGCGAGGAACATGCGTCTGTCTGACTTCCCAGTTGGCCTCGGCTTTCTTGTTCCTTCCGAGCTCATTAATGCGGCCCAAGGGAGCAGCAATAGTCTAGGGTCTTTTGCCCCTATCTTATCAAGTACTGTCACCATCCCTGCTCACAAGCAATTGCATGCCGAGTTGGATCGTGTCAATATGGAGCTACGCTTCCGCGACAAGCATGGAACTCGATGCCTCCGAGCTGGAGACTGGATCGTAATAACCGAGTGCGGCGGAGATAAAACACCGTCTCATTGTCGGGTGAAAGATACGTCCCTTTGGCCGTCAGTCAAACTTGGCCCTCCCATTTCAGTTTCTCATGGCCCGTCGAAATGTCAAATGAATCCCCCAATTCCCGGGTACCAGAAAGCCAGCTTTGTGCTCTATGACAAGAATTTCGATGAACTCACTAATCCCAATCGACAGGCTACGATTTGCTTGCTCCTTGACACCCTTCCCTCAGTCAAGGAAATGAAAGCCTATCTTGCTGGCTTTCCCTCTGCCTCCCAGCCAAGCCTTAGTAACTGGACTGACAGAATTTCGAAGTCGGCTCTTGACTTGTTACGTTGGATTGTAGCATCCAATCGTTCCTGCATTATTCAGGATTATCCAGACACCGTTTTTACTGATCAACCTGAAACCGAGGCTCGCGACCACGGTCAGAATTTGGTACAGGAAATGAATGGATACTTGCAATTCCGGTTTGCGCAAGGTGCTCCTGACAAAGAACAGCGTTTTATACAGTCTGTGGCCACATCGAGTGACTTTCCTCAATATCCTACAATTTTTGCCTGGCATGGTAGCCCACTGTATAACTGGCATGGAATATTGCGTGAGGGTTTGCACTACAAATCAATACTGCATGGCCGAGCATATGGGAATGGTGTGTACATGAGTCCTTCGTTCGGCGTAGCGTCAAGCTACATCAGGGCTTCTATCGGCAATGGTTGGCCACAAAGCAACCTAGAGATTACATCCGCCATTTCATTAAATGAAGTGGTCAACGCTCCTGGAAAGTTTGTGAGCAATAATCCTCACTTGGTTGTCTCAGAGTTGGACTGGATACAAACACGATATCTCTTTGTTAGCTGCAAAAATTCTTCAGAAACAGGAGACGTGTCCAAATTCCAACGAGGAGGGCTGTATTACCAGCAGGACCCGAAGTACAAAGCTATGGGGCCCCAGAATAAAGAAATCCTGATCCCGATGACAGCTTTCAGTCGGCAGCGCCGTTTAACATTGAAAGCTCATACGTTTGGATCCACGCCCAGTGCTGTTCAGGCGAAGCTTCCGGCCTTACAAGCAGTGCCCAACGGGCTATCGGAAGCAGCGGGGATGGAAGTGGATGGGAGCAAGTTTAGCACTGACCAGGACAGTTGGATAAGTGATGACACAGACACCGAAGACATACTAATTCTGATTAACGCGGATGAGAAAGGAAAATCGGCAGTTCGACATCCACCAATTGTTCCTGAAGTACCAAAGACCGATTTCGTTCCGGGGAAACTGGACGGTTCGACATTGGCATTGCTAGGGCCCCCTTCGTTTGCCACTCCGGGGGCAACCAAAGCATTGCAGAGAGACCTTAGGACAACTCTTCAGATCCAAGAGAACACGCCTCTACACGAGCTTGGATGGTATATCGATCCAAACCTCATCAACACAGTTTATCAATGGATAGTCGAACTGCATTCTTTTGAACCCAAGATCCCTCTCTCTGACGACTTGAGGGTGGCCGGGCTCACGAGCATTGTCATCGAGCTTCGGTTCTCAAAAGATTATCCTATATCTCCTCCGTTTGTTCGCGTTATCCGTCCGCGATTTCTGGGCTTTCAACAAGGTGGAGGTGGTCACGTTACAGCTGGCGGAGCTTTATGCATGGAATTACTCACTAATTCAGGCTGGTCAGCGGTGTCCAGTATCGAGAGTGTATTGCTACAAGTTCGCTTAGCGTTGTCAAGTATGGATCCCAGGCCAGCTCGGCTACAACGGGGTCAAAACGTAAAGAAAGGCACTGTCAATGAGTACGGGATGGCTGAAGCGATAGATGCCTATGTGAGGGCATGCCGTATGCATGGATGGGAGGTCCCGCAGGACTTTGCGCAACATATGGGCGGGTTAGCATGGTCATCAAACGAGAGCTAG
- the SNF12 gene encoding SWI/SNF complex component snf12 (EggNog:ENOG410PNDZ~COG:B,K~BUSCO:6374at33183) translates to MHAPMQPNYRGYPQPVHHRQPTTPRRGVPVPGMMPMQVAQHNMPNPQVLAAQQRHVPVHPDAAIRRSRKPTDKTLPDGIEEVVIGDAVQQYKRMQEVERRLDSAIMRKRIDLQDTVNRNTRRYRTMRLWISNTVEQQPWQQAEQNPEVPPRIGAGRYRVKIEGRLLDDATDPTVPDEDEEDIDMEHLGGEKDPDAMEEDSKPQKREEAKPSSPSIRKRLSHFFKTISVEFDKPSSPGVADLATIIWNKPTLPPNAAALPPTADFDSLEFSRAAEVNINGTITMTRDENLERFLLSKELASILDIEEETRAGIIIGLWEYIKTAGLQESEEKQAVACNERLRAIFGRDKIYFPAIPELIGPHCTPLPPIKIPFTIRVDKEFHSKPIPAIYDIRVAVDDPLRNKMLQVTTSPDFPNMLRQVSSLDDQLALVVQALHHSKAKHSFYTNLSQDPVNFIKRWILSQRRDLETILGESTRAGRPDPNAPEFRRGGLNSAWDTPVAREAARYMLARPPHMGR, encoded by the exons ATGCACGCCCCAATGCAGCCCAACTACCGTGGTTATCCACAACCTGTTCATCATCGGCAGCCAACCACACCTCGTCGGGGTGTCCCAGTCCCTG GAATGATGCCAATGCAAGTCGCGCAACATAACATGCCTAACCCTCAAGTTCTCGCCGCGCAACAGCGACATGTGCCCGTACATCCAGATGCGGCGATTCGGCGGAGTCGCAAGCCAACTGATAAGACGCTTCCTGACGGCATTGAGGAGGTTGTGATCGGTGATGCAGTCCAGCAATACAAACGTATGCAAGAGGTTGAAAGAAGATTGGATTCAGCGATCATGAGAAAACGGATCGATCTTCAGGACACAGTAAACAGGAACACGAGACGATATCGGACAATGAGGTTATGGATTTCTAACACTGTCGAACAACAACCCTGGCAGCAAGCGGAGCAGAATCCTGAAGTTCCGCCAAGAATAGGTGCTGGACGATACAGGGTGAAAATTGAGGGACGTCTCCTTGACGATGCTACTGATCCGACTGTACccgatgaagatgaggaagATATCGATATGGAGCATCTAGGAGGCGAAAAAGATCCTGATGCAATGGAAGAAGATAGCAAGCCGCAGAAAAGGGAGGAAGCAAAGCCTTCATCACCGTCCATACGGAAAAGGCTATCGCATTTCTTCAAAACGATTTCAGTGGAATTCGACAAACCTTCGTCCCCCGGTGTGGCAGATTTGGCTACAATAATCTGGAATAAACCTACATTACCACCTAATGCTGCAGCCCTACCGCCTACTGCTGATTTCGACTCGTTGGAGTTCTCCAGGGCCGCCGAGGTCAATATTAATGGCACGATTACTATGACGCGAGACGAGAATCTGGAACGGTTTCTCCTAAGCAAGGAATTGGCATCCATCCTTGATATAGAGGAAGAGACACGTGCTGGGATCATCATCGGGCTCTGGGAATACATAAAGACTGCAGGGCTCCAGGAAAGCGAGGAAAAGCAAGCAGTGGCGTGCAATGAACGTTTAAGAGCG ATCTTTGGAAGAGACAAGATCTACTTCCCAGCTATCCCGGAACTTATTGGACCCCACTGCACTCCCCTTCCACCGATCAAGATTCCATTCACAATCCGCGTCGACAAGGAATTCCACAGCAAACCCATTCCAGCCATTTACGACATCCGCGTCGCCGTCGACGACCCCCTCCGCAACAAAATGCTCCAAGTAACCACCTCGCCAGACTTCCCTAATATGCTCCGGCAAGTCTCCAGCCTCGACGATCAGCTCGCTCTTGTTGTCCAGGCTCTCCACCACTCCAAGGCCAAACACTCATTCTACACCAATCTAAGTCAGGATCCCGTGAACTTCATCAAACGCTGGATCTTGAGTCAAAGGCGTGACCTGGAAACCATCCTGGGAGAATCGACGAGAGCGGGTCGTCCAGATCCTAATGCACCGGAGTTTAGGAGAGGTGGGCTGAACAGTGCATGGGATACGCCTGTGGCGAGGGAAGCTGCTCGGTATATGCTTGCTAGACCACCTCATATGGGGCGTTGA